A genomic region of Trifolium pratense cultivar HEN17-A07 linkage group LG3, ARS_RC_1.1, whole genome shotgun sequence contains the following coding sequences:
- the LOC123916492 gene encoding probable pectinesterase/pectinesterase inhibitor 51 → MASSLFTFSLFIFFTLSSASHHHHQSPTPAPTPTHTGSASAASEIQQACKATRFPQQCESSLTNLTTNPTTVQLIQTAISHSSEKLVTALSMVKEILKTSSDSQNRTVASTTCIETLTNSQYRISTSNEALENGKIKDARAWLSAALAYQYDCWSGLKYANDTHAVGEAMAFIDSLTMLSSNALAMAFSYDIYGNDTSAWKTPTTERDGLWQVSGSGAGSGFKGEIPSNLKPDVTVCKGGGKCYKTVQEAVNAAPESGVGGKRFVIYIKEGKYEETVRVPLVKRNVVFLGDGIGKTVITGSANVGQPGMTTYNSATVAVLGDGFMAKNLTIENTAGPDAHQAVAFRLDSDLSVIENCEFLGNQDTLYAHSLRQLYKSCRIEGNVDFIFGNSATILQDCTVLVRPRQLKPEHGENNAITAQGRTDPAQTTGFVFHNCLINGTEDYMALYRSKPKVHKNYLGRPWKEYSRTVFINSTLEVLITPEGWMPWNGDFALQTLYYGEYGNSGAGSDLSKRVSWSSKIPAEHVGSFSVENFIQGDFLTSATNSNNGRKLQIQILKEICLLLILFVTT, encoded by the exons ATGGCTTCTTCTCTCTTCactttctctcttttcattttcttcacaCTTTCCTCCGCctctcaccaccaccatcagTCACCTACACCCGCCCCAACCCCCACCCACACCGGCTCTGCTTCCGCCGCGTCGGAGATCCAACAAGCCTGCAAAGCAACTCGCTTCCCACAACAATGCGAATCATCTCTCACAAATCTCACTACAAATCCCACCACTGTCCAACTTATCCAAACCGCAATCTCTCACTCATCGGAAAAGCTCGTAACCGCTCTATCAATGGTTAAGGAAATTCTAAAAACTTCTTCCGACAGTCAGAATCGTACCGTCGCCTCCACCACCTGCATCGAAACCCTCACAAATTCCCAATACCGCATTTCCACCTCCAACGAAGCCTTAGAAAATGGAAAAATCAAAGACGCTAGAGCGTGGCTAAGCGCTGCTCTCGCTTATCAATACGATTGCTGGAGCGGACTCAAATACGCAAACGACACACACGCCGTCGGTGAAGCGATGGCGTTTATCGATTCTCTCACAATGCTCTCAAGCAACGCTCTCGCTATGGCGTTTTCGTACGATATATACGGAAATGACACGTCGGCGTGGAAAACACCAACCACCGAGCGTGACGGTTTATGGCAGGTGTCTGGATCGGGAGCAGGATCTGGATTTAAAGGAGAAATCCCATCGAATTTGAAACCGGACGTTACGGTTTGTAAGGGAGGGGGGAAATGTTATAAGACGGTGCAGGAAGCGGTTAACGCTGCGCCTGAAAGTGGTGTTGGCGGGAAGAGGTTTGTTATATACATAAAAGAAGGGAAATATGAAGAAACCGTTAGGGTTCCGTTAGTGAAGAGAAATGTGGTGTTCTTAGGTGACGGAATCGGAAAGACTGTTATAACTGGATCAGCTAACGTGGGGCAGCCCGGAATGACTACTTACAACTCCGCCACAGTCG CTGTTCTTGGAGATGGATTCATGGCAAAGAATCTAACAATAGAAAACACAGCAGGACCTGATGCACACCAAGCAGTTGCGTTCAGATTAGACAGTGATCTTTCTGTAATTGAGAATTGTGAATTCTTAGGTAACCAAGATACTCTTTATGCTCATTCCCTACGCCAATTGTACAAATCATGCCGCATTGAAGGCAACGTGGATTTCATCTTCGGAAACTCAGCTACAATCCTCCAAGACTGTACAGTCCTGGTTCGTCCTAGACAACTGAAGCCAGAGCATGGTGAGAACAATGCCATCACAGCTCAAGGTAGAACCGACCCTGCACAAACTACAGGCTTTGTTTTTCATAACTGTTTGATTAATGGAACTGAAGATTACATGGCATTGTATCGTAGTAAACCTAAAGTACATAAAAACTATTTGGGTAGGCCATGGAAGGAGTATTCTAGAACAGTTTTTATTAATTCGACATTGGAAGTACTTATTACACCTGAGGGTTGGATGCCATGGAATGGTGACTTTGCACTTCAGACACTTTATTATGGTGAATATGGGAATTCTGGAGCTGGTTCTGATTTGTCTAAGAGAGTGTCTTGGAGTAGTAAAATCCCTGCTGAACATGTTGGCAGTTTTTCAGTGGAGAATTTCATTCAAGGAG ATTTTCTCACCTCTGCTACAAATTCAAACAATGGAAGAAAGCTACAAATTCAAATATTGAAAGAAATATGTTTGTTACTGATATTATTTGTTACAACATAG